Proteins from a genomic interval of Syngnathus typhle isolate RoL2023-S1 ecotype Sweden linkage group LG15, RoL_Styp_1.0, whole genome shotgun sequence:
- the LOC133167931 gene encoding clathrin interactor 1-like isoform X2 yields the protein MLNMWKVRELVDKATNVVMNYSDIESKVREATNDDPWGPSGQLMGEIAKSTFMYEQFPEVMNMLWTRMLKDNKKNWRRVYKALLLLAYLIRNGSERVVTSVREHIYDLRSLENYRFTDETGKDQGINVRQKVKETVEFVQDDERLREERKKAKQNKDKYIGVSSDSVGGGSIKNCEWSRTLSPHPSRTATVLCLCAACELERSKWEEDWDKSRAAFPFSEKLGEIGEKIGSTIDDTISKFRKKERDDSPDRSSDNEGERTSRNGHLEAREFKDEEDSVPAKSGHVTQATTAATRKRSGTPANKTLDLGAAAHYTGDKSPDDDQASGRRPCGGGLADLLLIDSSTHQSSAAGGFSSDLICDFADFSSPVASVSLPSSTVAAPANGTAEFGDWSAFADLPTTMSSSSASQPIVDLFGAPPPVPPSAELFDLMGGVIHPTALSSSQSLTFPSVAANVPASRSQQPAGFKQMVGGQGSLGSTWSDPSVDIGLDFLSAGLNPVKSPATLTNTMGQLQQQGVAPIHALASNLGGLDLKRGLAPLIGPQANPSMPPLTTMGVAAPVRMGTPGLGAGRQSQMPFLT from the exons ATGCTGAACATGTGGAAGGTTCGAGAGCTCGTAGACAAAGC TACTAACGTGGTGATGAACTATTCCGACATCGAGTCCAAAGTGAGAGAGGCCACCAATGATGACCCCTGGGGGCCGTCTGGCCAGCTAATGGGAGAAATCGCCAA GTCCACCTTCATGTACGAGCAGTTCCCCGAGGTGATGAACATGCTGTGGACCAGGATGCTGAAAGACAACAAGAAAAACTGGAGACGCGTGTACAAG gcgctgctgctgctggcctaCCTGATCAGGAACGGATCGGAACGAGTGGTGACCAGCGTGCGAGAGCACATCTACGACCTGAGATCTCTGGAGAACTACCGCTTCACGG ATGAGACCGGCAAAGACCAGGGCATCAACGTGCGTCAGAAGGTGAAGGAGACGGTGGAATTTGTCCAAGATGACGAGCGGCTCCGAGAGGAGCGCAAGAAAGCTAAGCAGAACAAGGACAAATACATTGGGGTCTCCTCAGACAGCGTGGGAGGGGGAAGCATCAAGAACTGTGAGTGGTCCCGTACCCTCAGCCCACATCCGTCCCGAACCGCAACGgttctgtgtttgtgtgcagctTGTGAGCTGGAGCGGAGCAAATGGGAGGAGGACTGGGACAAGAGTCGAGCGGCGTTCCCCTTCAGCGAGAAACTAGGCGAGATCGGCGAGAAGATCGGCAGCACCATCGACGATACCATCAGCAAGTTCCGCAAGAAGGAGCGAGACGACTCCCCGGACAGGAGCAG CGACAACGAGGGGGAGAGGACATCCAGGAACGGTCATCTGGAAGCTCGCGAGTTCAAAGACGAGGAGGATAGCGTCCCCGCCAAGAGCGGCCACGTAACTCAGGCGACCACCGCTGCTACACGCAAACGCAGCGGGACCCCCGCCAACAAGACTTTGGACCTCGGCGCCGCCGCCCACTACACCGGAGACAAGAGTCCCGATGACGATCAG GCATCCGGGAGGCGGCCCTGTGGTGGGGGTCTGGCTGACTTGCTGCTTATCGACTCTTCAACCCATCAGAGCTCTGCTGCAG GGGGCTTCTCCAGCGACCTTATCTGCGACTTCGCTGACTTCTCGTCGCCAGTGGCGTCAGTCAGTCTGCCCTCCTCCACCG TCGCGGCACCGGCTAACGGGACCGCAGAATTCGGAGACTGGAGCGCCTTTGCCGACCTCCCAACGACGATGTCGTCAAGCTCCGCCTCTCAGCCGATCGTCGACTTGTTTGGCGCCCCTCCGCCTGTCCCGCCTTCCGCCGAGCTATTTGACTTGATGGGCGGGGTCATCCATCCGACGGCACTGAGCTCATCTCAGAGTTTGACCTTCCCGTCCGTCGCGGCAAACGTCCCAGCGTCTCGCTCTCAGCAG CCCGCCGGATTCAAGCAGATGGTCGGAGGGCAGGGTTCTTTAGGCTCCACCTGGTCCGACCCGTCTGTTGACATCGGCCTGGACTTCCTGTCAGCTGGCCTCAATCCCGTCAAGTCGCCAGCCACCCTCACCAACACCATGGGGCAGCTGCAGCAACAAG GCGTGGCTCCCATCCACGCGCTGGCCAGCAACTTGGGAGGCCTGGACCTCAAGCGAGGCTTGGCGCCTCTCATTGGACCTCAGGCCAATCCCAGCATGCCACCTTTGACGACAATGGGcgttgccgctcccgtcaggaTGGGGACCCCGGGGCTCGGCGCGGGGCGGCAAAGCCAGATGCCTTTTCTAACTTGA
- the LOC133167931 gene encoding clathrin interactor 1-like isoform X3: protein MLNMWKVRELVDKATNVVMNYSDIESKVREATNDDPWGPSGQLMGEIAKSTFMYEQFPEVMNMLWTRMLKDNKKNWRRVYKALLLLAYLIRNGSERVVTSVREHIYDLRSLENYRFTDETGKDQGINVRQKVKETVEFVQDDERLREERKKAKQNKDKYIGVSSDSVGGGSIKNSCELERSKWEEDWDKSRAAFPFSEKLGEIGEKIGSTIDDTISKFRKKERDDSPDRSSDNEGERTSRNGHLEAREFKDEEDSVPAKSGHVTQATTAATRKRSGTPANKTLDLGAAAHYTGDKSPDDDQASGRRPCGGGLADLLLIDSSTHQSSAAGGFSSDLICDFADFSSPVASVSLPSSTVAAPANGTAEFGDWSAFADLPTTMSSSSASQPIVDLFGAPPPVPPSAELFDLMGGVIHPTALSSSQSLTFPSVAANVPASRSQQSLGTLMSRQPAGFKQMVGGQGSLGSTWSDPSVDIGLDFLSAGLNPVKSPATLTNTMGQLQQQGVAPIHALASNLGGLDLKRGLAPLIGPQANPSMPPLTTMGVAAPVRMGTPGLGAGRQSQMPFLT, encoded by the exons ATGCTGAACATGTGGAAGGTTCGAGAGCTCGTAGACAAAGC TACTAACGTGGTGATGAACTATTCCGACATCGAGTCCAAAGTGAGAGAGGCCACCAATGATGACCCCTGGGGGCCGTCTGGCCAGCTAATGGGAGAAATCGCCAA GTCCACCTTCATGTACGAGCAGTTCCCCGAGGTGATGAACATGCTGTGGACCAGGATGCTGAAAGACAACAAGAAAAACTGGAGACGCGTGTACAAG gcgctgctgctgctggcctaCCTGATCAGGAACGGATCGGAACGAGTGGTGACCAGCGTGCGAGAGCACATCTACGACCTGAGATCTCTGGAGAACTACCGCTTCACGG ATGAGACCGGCAAAGACCAGGGCATCAACGTGCGTCAGAAGGTGAAGGAGACGGTGGAATTTGTCCAAGATGACGAGCGGCTCCGAGAGGAGCGCAAGAAAGCTAAGCAGAACAAGGACAAATACATTGGGGTCTCCTCAGACAGCGTGGGAGGGGGAAGCATCAAGAACT ctTGTGAGCTGGAGCGGAGCAAATGGGAGGAGGACTGGGACAAGAGTCGAGCGGCGTTCCCCTTCAGCGAGAAACTAGGCGAGATCGGCGAGAAGATCGGCAGCACCATCGACGATACCATCAGCAAGTTCCGCAAGAAGGAGCGAGACGACTCCCCGGACAGGAGCAG CGACAACGAGGGGGAGAGGACATCCAGGAACGGTCATCTGGAAGCTCGCGAGTTCAAAGACGAGGAGGATAGCGTCCCCGCCAAGAGCGGCCACGTAACTCAGGCGACCACCGCTGCTACACGCAAACGCAGCGGGACCCCCGCCAACAAGACTTTGGACCTCGGCGCCGCCGCCCACTACACCGGAGACAAGAGTCCCGATGACGATCAG GCATCCGGGAGGCGGCCCTGTGGTGGGGGTCTGGCTGACTTGCTGCTTATCGACTCTTCAACCCATCAGAGCTCTGCTGCAG GGGGCTTCTCCAGCGACCTTATCTGCGACTTCGCTGACTTCTCGTCGCCAGTGGCGTCAGTCAGTCTGCCCTCCTCCACCG TCGCGGCACCGGCTAACGGGACCGCAGAATTCGGAGACTGGAGCGCCTTTGCCGACCTCCCAACGACGATGTCGTCAAGCTCCGCCTCTCAGCCGATCGTCGACTTGTTTGGCGCCCCTCCGCCTGTCCCGCCTTCCGCCGAGCTATTTGACTTGATGGGCGGGGTCATCCATCCGACGGCACTGAGCTCATCTCAGAGTTTGACCTTCCCGTCCGTCGCGGCAAACGTCCCAGCGTCTCGCTCTCAGCAG AGTCTGGGAACTTTGATGTCTCGGCAGCCCGCCGGATTCAAGCAGATGGTCGGAGGGCAGGGTTCTTTAGGCTCCACCTGGTCCGACCCGTCTGTTGACATCGGCCTGGACTTCCTGTCAGCTGGCCTCAATCCCGTCAAGTCGCCAGCCACCCTCACCAACACCATGGGGCAGCTGCAGCAACAAG GCGTGGCTCCCATCCACGCGCTGGCCAGCAACTTGGGAGGCCTGGACCTCAAGCGAGGCTTGGCGCCTCTCATTGGACCTCAGGCCAATCCCAGCATGCCACCTTTGACGACAATGGGcgttgccgctcccgtcaggaTGGGGACCCCGGGGCTCGGCGCGGGGCGGCAAAGCCAGATGCCTTTTCTAACTTGA
- the LOC133167931 gene encoding clathrin interactor 1-like isoform X1, translating into MLNMWKVRELVDKATNVVMNYSDIESKVREATNDDPWGPSGQLMGEIAKSTFMYEQFPEVMNMLWTRMLKDNKKNWRRVYKALLLLAYLIRNGSERVVTSVREHIYDLRSLENYRFTDETGKDQGINVRQKVKETVEFVQDDERLREERKKAKQNKDKYIGVSSDSVGGGSIKNCEWSRTLSPHPSRTATVLCLCAACELERSKWEEDWDKSRAAFPFSEKLGEIGEKIGSTIDDTISKFRKKERDDSPDRSSDNEGERTSRNGHLEAREFKDEEDSVPAKSGHVTQATTAATRKRSGTPANKTLDLGAAAHYTGDKSPDDDQASGRRPCGGGLADLLLIDSSTHQSSAAGGFSSDLICDFADFSSPVASVSLPSSTVAAPANGTAEFGDWSAFADLPTTMSSSSASQPIVDLFGAPPPVPPSAELFDLMGGVIHPTALSSSQSLTFPSVAANVPASRSQQSLGTLMSRQPAGFKQMVGGQGSLGSTWSDPSVDIGLDFLSAGLNPVKSPATLTNTMGQLQQQGVAPIHALASNLGGLDLKRGLAPLIGPQANPSMPPLTTMGVAAPVRMGTPGLGAGRQSQMPFLT; encoded by the exons ATGCTGAACATGTGGAAGGTTCGAGAGCTCGTAGACAAAGC TACTAACGTGGTGATGAACTATTCCGACATCGAGTCCAAAGTGAGAGAGGCCACCAATGATGACCCCTGGGGGCCGTCTGGCCAGCTAATGGGAGAAATCGCCAA GTCCACCTTCATGTACGAGCAGTTCCCCGAGGTGATGAACATGCTGTGGACCAGGATGCTGAAAGACAACAAGAAAAACTGGAGACGCGTGTACAAG gcgctgctgctgctggcctaCCTGATCAGGAACGGATCGGAACGAGTGGTGACCAGCGTGCGAGAGCACATCTACGACCTGAGATCTCTGGAGAACTACCGCTTCACGG ATGAGACCGGCAAAGACCAGGGCATCAACGTGCGTCAGAAGGTGAAGGAGACGGTGGAATTTGTCCAAGATGACGAGCGGCTCCGAGAGGAGCGCAAGAAAGCTAAGCAGAACAAGGACAAATACATTGGGGTCTCCTCAGACAGCGTGGGAGGGGGAAGCATCAAGAACTGTGAGTGGTCCCGTACCCTCAGCCCACATCCGTCCCGAACCGCAACGgttctgtgtttgtgtgcagctTGTGAGCTGGAGCGGAGCAAATGGGAGGAGGACTGGGACAAGAGTCGAGCGGCGTTCCCCTTCAGCGAGAAACTAGGCGAGATCGGCGAGAAGATCGGCAGCACCATCGACGATACCATCAGCAAGTTCCGCAAGAAGGAGCGAGACGACTCCCCGGACAGGAGCAG CGACAACGAGGGGGAGAGGACATCCAGGAACGGTCATCTGGAAGCTCGCGAGTTCAAAGACGAGGAGGATAGCGTCCCCGCCAAGAGCGGCCACGTAACTCAGGCGACCACCGCTGCTACACGCAAACGCAGCGGGACCCCCGCCAACAAGACTTTGGACCTCGGCGCCGCCGCCCACTACACCGGAGACAAGAGTCCCGATGACGATCAG GCATCCGGGAGGCGGCCCTGTGGTGGGGGTCTGGCTGACTTGCTGCTTATCGACTCTTCAACCCATCAGAGCTCTGCTGCAG GGGGCTTCTCCAGCGACCTTATCTGCGACTTCGCTGACTTCTCGTCGCCAGTGGCGTCAGTCAGTCTGCCCTCCTCCACCG TCGCGGCACCGGCTAACGGGACCGCAGAATTCGGAGACTGGAGCGCCTTTGCCGACCTCCCAACGACGATGTCGTCAAGCTCCGCCTCTCAGCCGATCGTCGACTTGTTTGGCGCCCCTCCGCCTGTCCCGCCTTCCGCCGAGCTATTTGACTTGATGGGCGGGGTCATCCATCCGACGGCACTGAGCTCATCTCAGAGTTTGACCTTCCCGTCCGTCGCGGCAAACGTCCCAGCGTCTCGCTCTCAGCAG AGTCTGGGAACTTTGATGTCTCGGCAGCCCGCCGGATTCAAGCAGATGGTCGGAGGGCAGGGTTCTTTAGGCTCCACCTGGTCCGACCCGTCTGTTGACATCGGCCTGGACTTCCTGTCAGCTGGCCTCAATCCCGTCAAGTCGCCAGCCACCCTCACCAACACCATGGGGCAGCTGCAGCAACAAG GCGTGGCTCCCATCCACGCGCTGGCCAGCAACTTGGGAGGCCTGGACCTCAAGCGAGGCTTGGCGCCTCTCATTGGACCTCAGGCCAATCCCAGCATGCCACCTTTGACGACAATGGGcgttgccgctcccgtcaggaTGGGGACCCCGGGGCTCGGCGCGGGGCGGCAAAGCCAGATGCCTTTTCTAACTTGA